One window from the genome of Babylonia areolata isolate BAREFJ2019XMU chromosome 13, ASM4173473v1, whole genome shotgun sequence encodes:
- the LOC143289138 gene encoding cilia- and flagella-associated protein 107-like: MAGAQMDPRKWHMPGWRIEQKFSPGVLIGNWSEDRHTFLKGEYKHNSTNRMDFRNFGSHRPDVIIRRKGELRNQGLPPELVFHHHGNKYASNMVSWYDEDYNGRWKERKVPELRDWNSHHLAWMPEKNDHPVQEPATNFGLLGKLKKDWAEQIADETRGDYLSTYTASYQDLPADRMVQTRYATPKSDSTTLHPVNKTLKDLHLRNTAIMKSPEKLPAEMTNISV, translated from the exons ATGGCGGGCGCTCAAATGGATCCTAGAAAGTGGCATATGCCAGGATGGAGAATCGAACAAAAGTTTTCACCTGGAGTTTTGATCGGCAACTGGTCGGAAGATCGCCACACA TTCTTGAAAGGTGAGTACAAGCACAACAGCACAAACCGTATGGACTTCCGCAACTTTGGAAGCCATCGTCCCGACGTCATCATTCGCCGCAAAGGAGAGCTGCGAAACCAAGGCCTTCCTCCAGAACTGGTCTTCCATCACCACGGCAACAAGTATGCCAGCAATATGGTGTCATGGTACGATGAGGACTACAATGGCAGATGGAAGGAGAGGAAAGTCCCGGAACTTCGAGACTGGAACTCTCACCACCTGGCTTGGATGCCGGAGAAGAACGATCATCCTGTTCAGG AGCCTGCCACCAACTTTGGCCTGCTGGGTAAACTGAAGAAAGACTGGGCGGAGCAGATCGCCGATGAGACCAGGGGAGACTACTTGTCCACCTACACGGCCAGCTACCAGGACCTGCCGGCTGACCGCATGGTCCAGACGCGCTACGCCACGCCCAAGTCCGACTCCACCACGCTGCACCCGGTCAACAAGACGCTGAAGGATCTTCACCTGCGCAACACTGCCATCATGAAGTCGCCGGAGAAGCTGCCTGCGGAGATGACCAATATTTCGGTGTAA